The following proteins are co-located in the Alcaligenes faecalis genome:
- the csy2 gene encoding type I-F CRISPR-associated protein Csy2: MSSNIEALLLIPRLRIQNANAISSPLTHGFPAMSAFLGLMWALNRKLEKTGVPIVLEKVGVVCHSHQEQVNTGFVSTFNLTRNPVDKKGDTLAIVEEGRMQLELSLIFQLRGRANGENGSLASQEHTQRQDWAKQVDDCLATMRVAGGSVLGHQGAQRTPSMMLWPSEEKEQKELFRTLRRRCLPGFALVSREDLLQSHWSKLKDEVPESTLLDAWLDLSRFNYRSQQMEDGSVKWQHDREGWVVPIPVGYRALGPLQESGSVLNARDTSTPFRFVESVYSIGQWLGPHHLNHPDDLLWYAQYQEPEGSYLCCNAYQAPEPEPEPESGLSLLDDSVFDWTT, from the coding sequence ATGAGTTCGAACATAGAAGCCTTGTTGCTGATTCCCCGTTTGCGTATTCAAAATGCCAACGCCATCTCCAGCCCCTTAACCCACGGCTTCCCAGCCATGAGTGCTTTTTTGGGCTTGATGTGGGCCTTGAATCGCAAGTTGGAAAAAACAGGTGTCCCTATTGTGCTGGAAAAAGTGGGGGTTGTTTGCCACTCACATCAGGAGCAAGTAAATACTGGCTTTGTGAGCACGTTTAATCTGACCCGCAATCCGGTTGACAAGAAAGGCGACACTCTGGCGATTGTAGAAGAGGGGCGCATGCAGTTGGAGCTCAGTCTCATCTTTCAGCTTCGGGGGCGCGCCAATGGGGAGAACGGCAGCTTGGCGAGTCAAGAGCACACTCAACGACAGGATTGGGCGAAACAGGTCGATGACTGTTTGGCGACGATGCGCGTGGCGGGCGGTAGTGTGCTGGGACATCAGGGGGCGCAGCGAACCCCATCCATGATGCTTTGGCCCTCCGAGGAGAAAGAGCAGAAAGAACTGTTCCGCACCTTGCGGCGTCGTTGTCTACCAGGCTTTGCGCTGGTAAGCCGAGAGGATTTGCTGCAATCGCATTGGAGCAAATTAAAAGACGAAGTACCCGAGAGCACCTTGCTGGATGCCTGGCTGGATTTATCGCGCTTCAATTACCGCAGTCAGCAAATGGAAGATGGGTCGGTAAAGTGGCAACACGATCGTGAGGGTTGGGTTGTGCCTATTCCAGTTGGTTATCGTGCGCTAGGACCGTTGCAGGAGTCTGGGTCGGTCTTGAATGCTCGTGACACCTCCACACCCTTTCGTTTTGTAGAAAGCGTTTATTCAATTGGGCAATGGCTTGGTCCTCATCATTTAAACCATCCCGACGATTTGCTCTGGTATGCCCAGTACCAAGAGCCTGAAGGAAGCTACCTGTGCTGCAACGCATACCAAGCTCCCGAGCCAGAGCCAGAGCCTGAGTCTGGTTTGTCCCTTCTGGATGACTCGGTGTTTGATTGGACCACTTAA
- the csy1 gene encoding type I-F CRISPR-associated protein Csy1 — MNESLSSEKARQWRELIQSFIQARLQAKLEKLSEDDPKRSDLIAQYQVETWLADAARRVKQIQAVTHSLKPIHPDARGTNLYVDPTALPALEQLSSHVLHDNFASDVVGNAAALDVYKFLRLEWGGHSILDRLQADDPAVLAAFCADLEQAKEWQQAFLGLLQDNGQAMSSHVLAKQLYFLVGEDSGDDAHYHLLAPLFPTSLVHAVHEVLQEDRFGEPMKLARQAQRDKVMHEHAVRWYPNLAVRKLGGTKPQNISQLNSERGGVNYLLSSLPPTWTSRSAPSPWAVESIFDSLFMQRREVRQQVRGLQRFLHSQPKPIKETRDRVDDYLARLIDELVSFAAELRLAWPAGWTADSRCQLNREEQLWLDTERVRQEDLFSSEDDQAFRAEWYWMDWPDQIGQRFARWLNGRLGDTLPVGDVEYFHWKKELLIDQAHWASQLRTLRQQNNAPLYISARKGGI; from the coding sequence GTGAATGAATCCTTAAGTTCTGAGAAAGCGAGGCAATGGAGGGAGCTTATCCAGAGCTTTATCCAGGCCCGTTTACAGGCCAAATTAGAAAAGCTGTCCGAGGATGATCCCAAACGCTCTGATTTGATTGCTCAGTATCAAGTTGAGACATGGTTGGCTGACGCTGCTCGGCGGGTTAAGCAGATTCAGGCGGTGACGCATTCCTTGAAGCCGATCCACCCTGATGCGCGAGGCACCAATCTCTATGTGGACCCGACGGCGTTACCTGCATTGGAGCAGCTAAGTAGCCATGTGCTGCATGACAACTTTGCCAGCGATGTGGTTGGTAATGCTGCGGCACTCGATGTCTATAAATTTCTACGTTTGGAGTGGGGCGGACACAGCATTTTGGACCGTTTGCAAGCGGATGATCCTGCTGTGCTGGCTGCGTTTTGTGCTGATCTCGAACAGGCTAAAGAGTGGCAGCAAGCCTTTCTGGGCTTGCTCCAGGACAATGGTCAAGCCATGTCCAGCCATGTTCTGGCTAAGCAGTTGTATTTCTTGGTGGGCGAAGATTCTGGTGATGATGCACACTATCATTTGCTCGCTCCGTTGTTCCCCACCTCCTTGGTTCATGCCGTGCATGAAGTACTTCAAGAGGATCGGTTTGGGGAACCTATGAAACTGGCCCGACAGGCACAGCGCGATAAGGTGATGCATGAGCATGCGGTGCGCTGGTATCCCAATTTGGCTGTCCGTAAATTGGGAGGTACTAAGCCGCAGAATATCTCTCAGTTAAATAGCGAGCGGGGTGGCGTTAATTACTTGCTCAGCTCCTTGCCCCCGACTTGGACGTCTCGATCCGCTCCCAGCCCATGGGCGGTAGAGTCCATTTTTGACTCCCTGTTCATGCAGCGTCGGGAGGTGCGTCAGCAAGTAAGAGGTTTGCAACGGTTTTTGCATAGTCAGCCCAAGCCTATTAAAGAAACGCGTGATCGTGTCGACGATTATCTAGCCCGCTTGATTGATGAGTTGGTGTCGTTTGCTGCCGAATTACGCCTGGCTTGGCCTGCGGGTTGGACAGCGGATAGTCGTTGTCAGCTTAATCGTGAAGAGCAGCTATGGCTGGATACTGAGCGAGTTCGTCAGGAAGATCTTTTTAGTTCTGAGGATGACCAAGCGTTTCGCGCCGAATGGTACTGGATGGATTGGCCTGATCAAATCGGCCAGCGCTTTGCCCGCTGGCTCAACGGGCGTTTGGGTGACACTTTACCGGTCGGTGACGTTGAGTATTTTCACTGGAAGAAAGAGCTGTTAATAGATCAAGCTCATTGGGCCAGTCAGTTGCGCACATTACGGCAACAAAACAACGCACCTTTATATATCTCGGCAAGGAAGGGGGGGATATGA
- a CDS encoding efflux RND transporter periplasmic adaptor subunit has product MKSKAVKRRWALALLAVLVLGALAAQAGRSSEQFETVAVEQSDIRATVAAVGTLKPSRYVDVGAQVSGQITALPVAPGDQVEQGQLLVEIDPSVQQATVDAGRASLAAFRAQLAEQQAQLVLARQQLARQRQLERQQASRQEDIQIAQANLATAQARVAHVQAQMEQTQATLKADEARLGYTRIYAPMSGTVIGVQAREGQTLNATYQTPTILRIADLSTMTVWTSVSEADIRRIKPGMTVTFTTLGEQGETQARQWQARVRQIMPAPEGSTKEETTATAPTATQAIMYTVLFDVDNEDGELMPQMTAQVLFEIDRADQALLVPLVALRADTDRGPEAFKVAVLEQGKLQEKPVSLGVRNRHQVQVLDGLTSGEQVVLAVVAPERGWRWLQW; this is encoded by the coding sequence ATGAAGTCCAAAGCAGTGAAGCGTCGCTGGGCGTTGGCCCTGTTGGCGGTGCTGGTGCTGGGGGCGCTGGCCGCACAGGCCGGGCGCTCCTCAGAGCAGTTTGAAACGGTGGCTGTGGAGCAAAGCGATATACGCGCTACCGTTGCTGCGGTGGGGACGTTAAAGCCCAGTCGCTATGTGGATGTGGGTGCACAGGTGTCGGGGCAGATTACGGCTTTGCCGGTTGCACCGGGCGATCAGGTTGAGCAGGGGCAGTTGCTGGTGGAAATTGATCCCAGTGTGCAGCAAGCCACCGTTGATGCCGGCCGCGCTTCGTTGGCGGCGTTTCGCGCCCAGTTGGCTGAACAGCAGGCCCAGCTTGTGTTGGCCCGTCAGCAGTTGGCTCGTCAGCGTCAATTGGAGCGCCAGCAGGCCAGCCGTCAGGAAGATATCCAGATCGCCCAGGCGAATCTGGCTACGGCTCAAGCTCGTGTTGCTCATGTACAAGCGCAGATGGAACAGACCCAGGCTACGCTGAAAGCTGATGAAGCCCGACTGGGCTATACGCGTATTTACGCGCCCATGAGTGGCACCGTCATTGGCGTACAGGCGCGGGAAGGACAGACGCTGAATGCCACATACCAAACGCCCACTATTTTGCGTATTGCGGACCTGAGCACCATGACGGTGTGGACCAGTGTGTCCGAGGCCGATATTCGCCGTATCAAACCGGGCATGACCGTGACCTTTACGACCCTGGGTGAGCAGGGCGAGACGCAGGCGCGTCAATGGCAGGCCAGGGTACGGCAGATCATGCCGGCCCCCGAAGGCAGCACAAAGGAAGAAACCACTGCAACAGCCCCGACAGCCACACAGGCCATCATGTATACGGTGCTGTTTGATGTGGACAACGAAGATGGCGAGTTGATGCCTCAGATGACGGCTCAGGTGTTGTTTGAAATTGATCGGGCTGACCAGGCTTTGCTGGTGCCTTTGGTGGCGTTGCGCGCTGATACTGATCGTGGTCCCGAGGCGTTTAAGGTGGCTGTGCTCGAGCAGGGCAAGCTGCAGGAAAAGCCGGTCAGCCTGGGGGTGCGTAATCGCCACCAGGTTCAGGTTCTGGATGGCTTGACCTCGGGAGAGCAGGTTGTGCTGGCCGTGGTGGCCCCCGAGCGTGGCTGGCGGTGGTTGCAATGGTAG
- a CDS encoding efflux transporter outer membrane subunit: MAHYRWIAGIMSTLLLQACSSLSSDLDKTPPTLPQAYQQRAKATPSPVQAQVEPQWWRAYNSPALNSLMQEAVKDVAVLRQAQARILQAQAQARIAGASLLPELQGNVSVQRDAPFSSSHGDPRSQYVAGVFMSYELDVWGRNRALADSAVFLAQAANYELDVLRVSVQAQVVHLSLQALGDKQRVAIARQNLAVAQRLLSLLEARLQAGAASPLELAQQRQLLASQQRKLFVIEEQAIRTRVELATLLGRTEIMPEPQEDIADLQVPELDAGLPAQLLSQRPDIARIEAQLSAAHADVQVARAAMYPSLTLGARAGASGNHWEESLRHPVYSLISGLVAPIFNAGRLQAGKDLSDARLQEWLVQYRQTIVQAYMDVEGVLAQLHSLDAQAQAMEREWEQARLAFQLAEARYRSGSETLLSLLDAQRTLYAAQDVRVSLMQSRLQSRAALFRALGGGWQAGSGGLADQGTVAQAGV; encoded by the coding sequence ATGGCCCATTACCGATGGATTGCAGGGATCATGAGCACGCTTTTGCTGCAGGCGTGCAGCTCCTTGTCTTCGGATCTGGACAAGACCCCGCCGACGCTGCCCCAGGCGTATCAACAGCGAGCCAAGGCCACACCCAGCCCTGTACAGGCTCAGGTGGAGCCGCAGTGGTGGCGTGCCTATAACAGCCCCGCCTTGAACAGCCTGATGCAGGAAGCCGTGAAGGATGTGGCGGTGCTGCGTCAGGCCCAGGCCCGGATCTTGCAAGCGCAGGCCCAGGCACGCATTGCCGGAGCCAGTTTACTGCCGGAATTGCAGGGCAATGTTTCTGTGCAAAGGGATGCACCGTTTTCTTCGTCACATGGTGACCCCCGCTCGCAATATGTGGCCGGTGTGTTCATGAGCTACGAACTGGATGTGTGGGGGCGTAATCGTGCTCTGGCTGATAGTGCCGTGTTCCTGGCCCAGGCGGCGAATTATGAGCTGGATGTGTTGCGTGTCAGCGTACAGGCGCAGGTGGTGCATTTAAGTTTGCAAGCCTTGGGCGATAAGCAGCGTGTCGCCATTGCTCGTCAAAACCTGGCCGTTGCGCAACGCTTGTTGAGCTTGCTGGAAGCACGCCTGCAAGCGGGGGCGGCTTCGCCGTTGGAGCTGGCGCAGCAACGTCAATTGCTGGCGTCGCAACAGCGCAAATTGTTCGTGATTGAGGAACAGGCCATTCGCACGCGGGTGGAGTTGGCGACCCTGTTGGGCCGTACTGAAATCATGCCCGAACCACAGGAGGATATTGCGGACTTGCAGGTGCCAGAGCTGGACGCGGGTCTGCCTGCACAGCTCTTGTCGCAACGCCCTGATATTGCGCGCATCGAGGCCCAATTGTCAGCGGCTCATGCCGATGTGCAGGTGGCGCGCGCTGCCATGTATCCCAGCCTGACCTTGGGCGCGCGAGCAGGGGCATCGGGGAATCATTGGGAAGAAAGTTTGCGCCATCCGGTCTATAGCCTGATCAGTGGGCTGGTGGCCCCTATCTTCAATGCCGGTCGTCTGCAGGCGGGCAAGGATTTAAGCGACGCCCGTTTACAGGAATGGCTGGTGCAGTATCGCCAGACCATTGTGCAGGCCTATATGGATGTGGAAGGCGTGCTGGCACAACTGCATAGCCTGGATGCTCAGGCGCAGGCCATGGAACGGGAGTGGGAGCAAGCCAGACTGGCGTTTCAACTGGCCGAAGCACGTTATCGCTCCGGCTCGGAAACCTTGCTGTCTTTACTGGATGCGCAGCGTACCTTGTACGCCGCCCAGGATGTGCGCGTCAGTTTGATGCAGTCGCGTCTGCAGTCCCGCGCGGCGCTTTTCAGGGCGCTGGGCGGGGGCTGGCAAGCTGGCTCAGGCGGCCTGGCTGATCAGGGGACGGTGGCACAGGCTGGGGTCTAG
- a CDS encoding ABC transporter permease, giving the protein MVGAAPALIELRGINRIYGGPPSTKPAVQVLFDVSLSIEPGEFVAIVGASGSGKSTLMNLLGCLDRPSSGTYWFQGRDVAQLNPDELAALRRETFGFVFQGYHLIPTETASENVQMPAIYAGMDEDARAARAAELLSSLGLADKLDNRPNQLSGGQQQRVSIARALMNGGRVILADEPTGALDSRSGAEVMTLLRKLSDSGHTIILITHDHEVAAMADRIIEIRDGCILSDSRPETALESKPTQPLPPPEHCRSPWLSEIKDAARSALRSMFINRHRTALTLLGVIIGVASVIVMLAVGEGARQRVVEQMGTMGTTIMYLGSYSPSNGFPRGELTQEDLDAIAELPLIRRVMPVIGDPITVRRGSVDRQVYVFAANETMPDVHHWPLAQGRYYTDAEDRDLAPLVVLGHRAAKHFFSDREVPLGQKLLIGNSPFEVIGVMQERGADSGVEDYDDMVFIPYLAARARVYQAQTQPDYVVVEAQDSATVLEAEQSMRQLLLQRHGGREDFSIGNAAARLQAEASTRQSMSMMLGLIAAVSLVVGGIGVMNVMLMTVRERTREIGIRMATGARQSDIMRQFLTEAVLLTITGGCLGVLAGAVVGIGLIFSGVDVVFSLRAALGAFGCAVVTGMVFGYMPARTAAALDPVQALAGE; this is encoded by the coding sequence ATGGTAGGGGCTGCACCTGCTTTGATTGAGCTGCGGGGCATTAACCGTATCTACGGTGGCCCGCCCAGTACCAAGCCTGCGGTGCAGGTCTTGTTCGATGTCAGCTTGAGTATTGAGCCGGGCGAGTTTGTGGCCATTGTGGGCGCTTCGGGATCGGGTAAGTCGACGCTGATGAACCTGCTCGGGTGTCTGGATAGGCCCAGCAGCGGTACTTACTGGTTCCAGGGCCGGGATGTCGCGCAGTTAAACCCGGACGAACTGGCCGCTTTGCGTCGGGAAACCTTTGGTTTTGTGTTTCAGGGCTATCACCTGATTCCTACCGAAACGGCCAGTGAAAATGTCCAGATGCCTGCCATTTACGCGGGAATGGATGAGGACGCGCGTGCGGCACGGGCTGCGGAATTGCTCAGCAGCCTGGGGCTGGCGGACAAGCTGGACAACCGGCCCAATCAGTTGTCCGGCGGCCAGCAGCAGCGCGTGTCCATTGCCCGTGCCTTGATGAACGGTGGGCGTGTCATTCTGGCTGACGAACCCACGGGGGCATTGGACTCGCGCAGTGGCGCAGAAGTGATGACCTTGCTGCGCAAGCTCTCGGACTCCGGACACACCATTATTCTGATTACGCACGACCATGAAGTCGCGGCGATGGCAGACCGGATCATTGAAATTCGTGACGGCTGCATTCTCTCGGATAGTCGTCCTGAAACGGCCTTGGAGAGCAAACCCACGCAGCCCTTACCGCCGCCTGAGCACTGTCGTTCACCCTGGCTCTCTGAAATCAAGGATGCGGCGCGCAGTGCCTTGCGCAGCATGTTTATTAATCGGCATCGTACCGCCTTGACCTTGCTGGGCGTGATTATAGGAGTGGCCTCGGTCATTGTCATGCTGGCGGTGGGGGAGGGAGCCCGTCAGCGAGTGGTGGAGCAGATGGGGACGATGGGGACCACCATTATGTATTTAGGCAGTTACTCACCGTCCAATGGGTTTCCTAGAGGAGAGTTGACGCAGGAGGATCTGGACGCGATTGCAGAGCTGCCGTTAATACGGCGTGTGATGCCGGTTATTGGTGATCCGATTACGGTACGGCGTGGCAGTGTGGACCGTCAGGTGTATGTATTTGCCGCCAATGAGACTATGCCTGATGTCCATCACTGGCCATTGGCGCAAGGCCGTTATTACACGGATGCAGAGGATCGGGATTTGGCTCCTTTAGTGGTTCTGGGACATCGTGCCGCCAAGCATTTTTTTTCGGATAGGGAGGTGCCCCTGGGGCAAAAACTGTTGATTGGGAACTCGCCTTTTGAGGTTATTGGCGTGATGCAGGAGCGAGGGGCCGACTCAGGGGTGGAGGACTATGACGATATGGTCTTTATTCCTTATCTTGCTGCCCGTGCCCGTGTGTACCAAGCGCAGACACAACCTGATTATGTGGTTGTTGAGGCGCAAGACAGCGCCACCGTGCTGGAGGCGGAGCAATCAATGCGTCAGTTACTGCTTCAGCGTCATGGCGGACGCGAGGACTTTTCCATTGGCAACGCGGCGGCCCGTTTGCAAGCCGAAGCCTCTACACGGCAGTCTATGAGCATGATGCTGGGCCTGATCGCTGCAGTCTCGTTGGTGGTAGGCGGTATTGGGGTCATGAACGTAATGTTGATGACGGTGCGTGAACGTACGCGGGAAATTGGCATACGTATGGCCACCGGCGCGCGACAAAGCGACATCATGCGCCAGTTTCTGACCGAGGCAGTTTTGTTGACGATTACAGGCGGTTGCCTGGGCGTGCTGGCCGGTGCGGTTGTGGGTATTGGCCTGATTTTTAGTGGGGTAGATGTGGTGTTTTCCTTGCGGGCGGCCTTGGGCGCCTTTGGCTGCGCTGTGGTGACGGGCATGGTTTTTGGCTATATGCCAGCACGTACGGCGGCGGCACTGGACCCCGTTCAGGCTTTGGCTGGGGAGTAA
- the cas6f gene encoding type I-F CRISPR-associated endoribonuclease Cas6/Csy4, whose amino-acid sequence MSTHYIEIRILPDPEFSAVHLMGVLYAKLHRALVQMGTQGLGVSFPGYSIKPRTVGPIMRIHGSLSELQSLEQTQWLRGMHDHIDLKEASPVPQDATYRTVYRRQFKTNVDRLRRRRMKRHGETADQAVKAIPECVQQQPTLPFIQMRSQSTAQTFCLFLEMGPEQEVAALGGFNAYGLSTQASVPWF is encoded by the coding sequence ATGAGCACTCATTACATCGAAATTCGTATTTTGCCTGATCCGGAGTTTAGTGCGGTTCATCTAATGGGAGTCTTGTATGCCAAGCTGCATCGGGCCTTGGTGCAAATGGGCACGCAGGGCCTGGGAGTCAGTTTTCCGGGCTATTCCATAAAGCCTCGTACAGTGGGGCCAATAATGCGGATTCATGGTTCCTTGTCAGAGTTGCAGAGTTTGGAGCAGACTCAGTGGTTACGCGGGATGCATGATCATATTGATTTGAAAGAAGCCAGCCCTGTTCCGCAGGACGCGACGTACCGAACGGTTTATCGTCGTCAGTTCAAAACCAATGTCGATCGGCTGCGGCGCAGGCGTATGAAGCGTCATGGAGAAACAGCAGATCAGGCTGTGAAGGCGATTCCTGAATGTGTTCAACAGCAACCAACCTTGCCGTTCATACAGATGCGTAGCCAAAGTACCGCACAAACCTTTTGTCTGTTCCTGGAAATGGGACCGGAGCAGGAGGTGGCAGCGTTGGGAGGTTTCAATGCTTATGGACTAAGTACGCAGGCTAGCGTCCCTTGGTTTTGA
- the csy3 gene encoding type I-F CRISPR-associated protein Csy3: MSLKTASVLAFERKIDPSDALFYAGSWQDQDKQAAWQTVVITQKSVRGTISNRLKAKDQDPAKLDAAIEKPNLQTVDVAALPPNSDTLQVGFTLRILSGMGLPSACNNVEYQAKLQQVVQAYIQDNGFTELARRYAHNLANGRFLWRNRIGAEQVQVLIDLLEQGQVSQSWSFDALTLSLRQFDQKGQTPELEALSQLIAQGLAGARHVLLRIRAYVRVGQGQEVFPSQELILERGKGDKSRTLYHVNDVAAMHSQKIGNAIRTIDDWYPGSQELGPIAVEPYGSVTTQGKAYRQPKENLDFYTLLDNWVLKDKAPALEQQHFVMAVLIRGGVFGDAGN; encoded by the coding sequence ATGTCTTTGAAGACCGCATCCGTATTAGCATTCGAGCGCAAAATTGACCCGTCTGATGCTTTGTTTTATGCAGGAAGTTGGCAAGATCAGGATAAACAGGCTGCTTGGCAAACTGTGGTGATCACTCAGAAATCGGTTCGCGGCACGATCTCTAACCGACTCAAAGCCAAAGACCAGGATCCTGCTAAGTTGGATGCCGCTATTGAGAAGCCTAATTTGCAAACCGTAGACGTGGCGGCTTTGCCCCCTAATAGCGACACATTACAAGTTGGTTTTACCTTACGTATTTTGTCTGGCATGGGATTGCCATCGGCTTGCAATAACGTGGAGTACCAGGCCAAGTTGCAGCAGGTGGTGCAGGCTTATATACAAGACAATGGCTTTACGGAGCTGGCCCGTCGTTATGCTCACAACCTGGCTAATGGTCGGTTCTTGTGGCGCAATCGAATTGGCGCAGAGCAGGTTCAGGTCCTTATTGATTTGCTTGAGCAAGGCCAGGTCAGTCAGAGTTGGTCGTTTGATGCCTTGACGTTGAGCCTGCGCCAGTTTGATCAAAAAGGGCAAACGCCAGAGCTGGAGGCCTTGTCGCAATTGATTGCACAAGGTTTGGCTGGGGCGCGTCATGTTTTGCTGCGTATTCGTGCGTATGTGCGTGTGGGGCAAGGACAGGAAGTATTCCCTTCCCAGGAGCTGATTCTGGAGCGGGGTAAAGGCGATAAAAGCCGAACCTTGTATCACGTTAATGATGTTGCTGCAATGCACTCACAAAAAATTGGCAATGCCATTCGTACTATTGACGATTGGTACCCAGGCTCGCAGGAGCTGGGGCCTATTGCGGTGGAGCCGTATGGTTCGGTGACGACTCAAGGCAAGGCGTACCGTCAGCCCAAAGAAAATCTGGACTTTTATACCTTGCTGGATAATTGGGTGCTGAAAGATAAAGCCCCAGCCCTGGAGCAACAGCATTTTGTCATGGCCGTATTGATCCGTGGCGGTGTCTTTGGTGATGCTGGGAACTGA